The Equus asinus isolate D_3611 breed Donkey chromosome 1, EquAss-T2T_v2, whole genome shotgun sequence genome segment AAATATCGTAAGCTATTTACTACCTTCATATTAATATTAGTAAATGtgtggtctttaaaaaaaaaagaaactgaagaattaAGTTGCATCTATCATTAAAGTgctttgaataaaatttaaagaaaaataggggaatgtttaattttcataaaaccTCAGatgtttacaaatgaaaaatgtaatgATCCATGGATGAAAATGAACTGGAACTTTCCTGTAGTATGTATTTTAGAATCAAACTTTCAAACATTTAAGTGCTGGAGAACAAGTTAGAAATAAATGgatgtaaaaataattacaaatatttagTAGGCTAAATATTTATAATGTGCTGATACTAATTTGTCTTTTGGTCCTAACATACACTCACTAGGAAATCATATATCTGTACAATGCAGATGAAAATTTTGCCaaataaagcagaacaaaacTAAAATCACTAAGATATAAAGTCTCTGCAAATTAAAAATCACCAGTGGTGATATTTTCTTCAAGTTGTTGATCGCTTTAATCAACAAattgtttggaaaacaaaatttgcAACATTTTTGTAGAAACTGTAGACCAAATGCACAAAGCCAAGGGTGGCTAGCTGATAGACTGTGATGACAATATGTAATGTCACAGCTACTTGAAAGTGCTGGAAGAGGCAGTGCCTTAGAAATAAGTGGTTAGATGGTTATTTTAGTCTGAAAACAGCAGGTACAGTCgaatatttatgaaaatgcttttctttttttctcatagtaCCATTTGAAGACGTTTAGTGGTTCTAACACCAATTTAAAGTCTTTCcacaaaaatgaactccaaaCCTTTTCGTACATCACTTGAAGTTATCTGAGGAGAAATGGGAATAAATGAACACTTTTGAGTTTACCAATAAAACCTTGTTTTTAAAACTATACAAGAGTAAATAACTTCTAAAGGATGGTTTCATCTCATGTTTTCctcacaaattaaaaaatgtgtgATAATCAAACCACAACATTTAACCTATTGAGCACTCAAACTAAGCATACTGCTTTAGAACGTGAATCCAAAACTAATTTAAtactaattaaatatattaaatgccCTCATACAAGGGACAGAGATCTGAaggtaaactttaaaaatatacagggACTTGAAAAAACAAGTATAGGGAGTCTactctttatttcaaaatattgcattttaaaaacctACATTTGTTCCAAAATCTtctaaaaaagtaatattttttcttcttcccaataGGGATTTTATATTTCTTGCAATGcacaaccacaaaaaaaaagaaaaaaacccctacTTAATAATATTAACTATGTTGAAATGATCaccaaaaagtttatttaaacaaaaatggaaaaataagaggaTTTTGGACCTAAATAATCACTTTTTCCATAGATTAAGAAACAGTAACACATACTCccgaggagaaggaaaaaaaaattcaaatttctgtttATGAAGTTTCCCCCTTCGCCTGGAAGCACtatgttaaatgtaaataataaatactaattGTTCTAAATtcaatttggggatttttttctgaGTACAGCACTTTATTTAGCTGTCACAGATTATTTTTTACAATAATTACAGTGCCTCAAAAGACTTTTTTCCTATAATTATCGCCTTCACAAATTCACTCTAATATATTTAACTTTCCTACAATGTATTAATTAGTAGACTAAGTCACTGAATCAAATTAAACCTGTGCAAAGTTAGTTAAACAAAAGACTTCTATTGTAAACATAAGCCAATATAAATGTATGCATTTTACAACATTGAGAGGAAAGCACTGACCCTGTGCCATCTACCTATAACTATATTGCATTGTCCTGTGGAAGATAAGTTCTGAAGTTAACTTTTGTTCCCAAGCCACTGGAATAAAGGTCACTGAAGAGGTAAATGCAATATGCACATCACCCTTGCAGTTCCCATTGCCATAAGATATATGGAAGCAAACGTGTTAAAATGGAACCAGCTATAAattatggtcaaatgatttttttagttcgatgggggaaaaaagcaaaactctgTAACCGTTCCTCACCAGACAAGAGCCTTAGATCTTGTACTTCGGcctttggttttgtttccttcaggtgAATTGGAAGCATTTGCCTTATGAGTTTTCTTATGATGTTCAAGATAAGTCTTTTTGGCAAATGCCTTTCCACATTTATTGCATCTGTGAAGAGAAAAGTTTTTTGTGACTTTTACTTCAATACCAACGTCAGCTACTTCATACTTTTTACTAGGAGAGTTAGAAGTGCCATCATGTTTTGAATCACTATGTTTTGCTTCATCCTTTGAAGGGCCCCTTTTTGCCACTTTATTTAGAACAAAATCAATGGGCTTTTTTATAGCTCTGATCTCTAAACTGGCTGTAATTTTCCCAAGATAGCGGGATGACTTTTTATGAACCACAGTTATATGTCGTATCACATCACGTTTCCGACGAGTTTCATAAGTGCAAAGAGGACACTTGTAGAATTTAACATAAATGTTATTCCCATCTGTGTGCAACTCAATGTGTTTAGTCAAGTTCTGTTTGGAAGTAAACTGACGTTTACAAAGTTTACAGTAAAGTTGCTTAAAGTCAAAGCCAGCTGAAAGTTTTGGTTTCCTGGTTTTTTGCTGGCCACCTGCAGCAGACGGACTAGTTGATTTAGGGCTTTCAGAGTcttgtttaactttatttttctgtgctgccggtgtgttctttttttcatttgaatgATTTGTTCCCTTTAATTCATTCTGTGGAGAATGGGTAATGGAAGGGGGTGAAGATTCTACAGAATCTGCTGGTTCaactttaacttttatttctgaaCTGCTGGCAGTATTATTAGGGCCTTTCTCTCTTTTAGAGTTTGTTCCAGAAAGAGTTATCTTGTGGACAATTTGCATATGTCTTTTAAGCATTATTTGTGAACTATATTTCCTCTTGCAAAGGAGGCATTTGCATGCAGTTAAATTGTATTCAGCCTTTGAAGACGACTTTTGTTTTCGAGTCTTAAAAGATTTTTTAGGAGAAACAGAATCCAGGAACAAAGGTTGCCCAGGCTTTGTTGCTATATCAGGAGTAATTGAATCCCTCCTTAGTCCTCtatgaacttcatcaaaatgcCTCCTTACATTCGCTTTTGTAGCAAATGATTTACAACATACTGGACAACTCCTACTTAATGGAACTAGAACATTCTTACTGCGTCCTTTAGAGGATTGGTTTGGATTCTTTCGTGTTTCAATGTACTTTTTTAGttcttccatctttttcttgTGTACTTTTCGAATGTGACGACGAACACCTCGTCTGGAATTGAATTCTTTTCTACAAAGACAACATATCAACTGGTGACCAAAATCAGAATTGTCAGAAGTTTCCAAGTCAGCCTGTGATTCCTGAGGTTGTTCATCAGATGTAGGTGCCACTTCATCTGCAACAATCTCAACAGGCGGGGGCTCTACAGTTTCCACCTCTGTATCTGTGACTGGTACTGTCTTAGACTGTTCAGTGCTAGTTTCCTGTATTTGAACTTCGGTTTGTTCAGGAGGATTGCTTGACTCTGTGGCTTCAGTAGGATTATCAGTTCTTGAAATGTATTGAAACACTGCATTTTGATTAGTTTCTATGGGTTCTAGCTTAATAATATATTCTCGTTTGTCCACACTTGGATATATGGCTTCTAGGAGATCGTTTATGGCTTGGCTTTGTTTATCGTTTACATCAGGAAGGTCTGTTAAGGAAAAAACAACATTTTAATCTGAAACAATTAGCCTGCTCTAGCCTTCCTAATATTTTAAAACGTATCATGAACctctatattaaaatttattatattactagtttttatttttataagagcATTATCTACTTTTCAgtattttatgaagattaaaaactAGGGTTAATTAAACTAAAATTTGCTTTAATTTAAAATCTCATCATAGTATGCAAATGATAAGGAACAGATACAATCTGAAGAGCTACTACTTCCACTTCTAAGTGCCCTTACTAAAAAGTATATAAGCACAAGGGTAtcctaaacaataaaaataatatttcatatttttaggcTAGCAAAGGCAAGTCGAAGTTCTCATAACCGAAGATGGATAAAACATCATGAAAAAcattactatatataaaaattttctttttttagaaaacataACAGCATTCCTATTAACTTAGTCCATACAAATAATCTAGTCTAATTGTATGGGAACATCTGAACACCctatagaaatggaaaagtaaGATTTGTTGGAAAATAAGTAAACATGAATGGCATGATATATAGAAGTATTTGCTAAACTCAGTCCTATTATACATCTTCTTAATAAGACACAATTCTATtaaaacaaatgattaaaaactatagatttattctaaaaatagagctatttttatttacttgtgcAATAATTACACTCTCTATAGGCAATCAAATATTCCTATTGTAACAGAGTTGTCTAACACTGGCTATGTTTCCACATACAACTCTAAAACCTAGCTATAAATACAGCATCAAATCTGATATCTATTTAGAAATCAAGAAATGATTCATTATAGTTCTTCTTGTCTActcatcttcctttttaaaatggataaaaCAGTGTCTATAAGAAGGATGACACTTTCATAGAACTATTTCTAGAATGGGTATTGTCAAGAAGAGTGAACGATAGTCCAGcaaatccatttatccatttcCCTCTATAAGTCAACTTTAcactaaaaacaacaaagaataacTACCAGAAAATTAACTAATTTTCTATTATACTTTAATTGAAAGGTTACATTTGAAACTGATCTCTATAGACTGCCTTTTCATTTATATCTCAatgacaaaaagaagaagaaaatctaaCAGTAATAGGAAAAGTTTCCAGACAAGTATGAAATATTCATTTCATCTATGTCCTATAATATACTTTAAGCAAGCCTCCTgctaataattaaaacagtactTTTGATATTTGAAGTTTGCATTTCACTCCCATCCCAAAAAGGTTAAtttgaaaaatgtacaaaatCCATAATGCAAATATAATATCAAACTGACAAAGTAAGTTCTATATTTTTAAGTCCACAAAGAGTTAAATCCCTGAACAAGAAATAAGGAAAGTAATCTattacttattaaaatattttaaggaatatATATTAGCTCTTTAAAGCAAGAAAACAACACGACTACATATACTGCTAACTTAATCATACAGGGACAACACACTTAATTCGACAAACATTTGGTTCCACGAAGACTTTATAAGCCTTCATCACATAAGTCATTTTGGATCTCAAGTTAGCCTGTAACACAATCTAATTTCTGATAAAATGACTGATCTAAATAAATTTCACTGAGAATAAAACCGATTTTCAAATTAAGACCCAGAAGACACCAGAAagattaataagtatttattaatgcTCTCCATCATTCCCAAGAAATCAACTTACTTACtcattctttgctttatttccaacactttcatttatttaaggagAATCTAAGTAAATGATCAGTCCTATTTGGTAACGAGTTGTTAAAGAAGTAAAGAGGGAAAATATCAATACCCACTTCAAGCAATAATATTTTAACTTACAAAAATCCTGAATATAAACTATCTGGTCCACATAAACATTCAAAacaatattcaatattttaatacaaat includes the following:
- the ZNF800 gene encoding zinc finger protein 800 isoform X2 gives rise to the protein MPLRDKYCQTDHHHHGCCEPVYILEPGDAPLLQQPLQTSKSGIQQIIECFRSGTKQLKHILLKDVDTIFECKLCRSLFRGLPNLITHKKFYCPPSLQMDDNLPDVNDKQSQAINDLLEAIYPSVDKREYIIKLEPIETNQNAVFQYISRTDNPTEATESSNPPEQTEVQIQETSTEQSKTVPVTDTEVETVEPPPVEIVADEVAPTSDEQPQESQADLETSDNSDFGHQLICCLCRKEFNSRRGVRRHIRKVHKKKMEELKKYIETRKNPNQSSKGRSKNVLVPLSRSCPVCCKSFATKANVRRHFDEVHRGLRRDSITPDIATKPGQPLFLDSVSPKKSFKTRKQKSSSKAEYNLTACKCLLCKRKYSSQIMLKRHMQIVHKITLSGTNSKREKGPNNTASSSEIKVKVEPADSVESSPPSITHSPQNELKGTNHSNEKKNTPAAQKNKVKQDSESPKSTSPSAAGGQQKTRKPKLSAGFDFKQLYCKLCKRQFTSKQNLTKHIELHTDGNNIYVKFYKCPLCTYETRRKRDVIRHITVVHKKSSRYLGKITASLEIRAIKKPIDFVLNKVAKRGPSKDEAKHSDSKHDGTSNSPSKKYEVADVGIEVKVTKNFSLHRCNKCGKAFAKKTYLEHHKKTHKANASNSPEGNKTKGRSTRSKALV
- the ZNF800 gene encoding zinc finger protein 800 isoform X1 is translated as MPLRDKYCQTDHHHHGCCEPVYILEPGDAPLLQQPLQTSKSGIQQIIECFRSGTKQLKHILLKDVDTIFECKLCRSLFRGLPNLITHKKFYCPPSLQMDDNLPDVNDKQSQAINDLLEAIYPSVDKREYIIKLEPIETNQNAVFQYISRTDNPTEATESSNPPEQTEVQIQETSTEQSKTVPVTDTEVETVEPPPVEIVADEVAPTSDEQPQESQADLETSDNSDFGHQLICCLCRKEFNSRRGVRRHIRKVHKKKMEELKKYIETRKNPNQSSKGRSKNVLVPLSRSCPVCCKSFATKANVRRHFDEVHRGLRRDSITPDIATKPGQPLFLDSVSPKKSFKTRKQKSSSKAEYNLTACKCLLCKRKYSSQIMLKRHMQIVHKITLSGTNSKREKGPNNTASSSEIKVKVEPADSVESSPPSITHSPQNELKGTNHSNEKKNTPAAQKNKVKQDSESPKSTSPSAAGGQQKTRKPKLSAGFDFKQLYCKLCKRQFTSKQNLTKHIELHTDGNNIYVKFYKCPLCTYETRRKRDVIRHITVVHKKSSRYLGKITASLEIRAIKKPIDFVLNKVAKRGPSKDEAKHSDSKHDGTSNSPSKKYEVADVGIEVKVTKNFSLHRCNKCGKAFAKKTYLEHHKKTHKANASNSPEGNKTKGRSTRSKALVCLGKPSPRSAAALRSAAPGSRCPPAGAVTTRQAAASCRAKLRGGAARERQHATRGLGKPAAP